From a region of the Mobula birostris isolate sMobBir1 chromosome 28, sMobBir1.hap1, whole genome shotgun sequence genome:
- the LOC140189067 gene encoding leucine repeat adapter protein 25-like: MATAQAEAAAGIEGLPPLPKGLSGILNSAGGSWREMERLYTKKTMIQEELSRPRPAAGNLRRSRPANLDAALASLRKEMVGLRQLDMSLLCKLWSLYEAIQEYKGLYQDASAAAAPEGPFSPENSYYEEEEEYEAEQVGDEAPRSSLKVPHTQNSRDKWLEDSFHITI, from the exons ATGGCGACAGCGCAGGCCGAGGCAGCGGCCGGCATCGAGGGGCTCCCCCCGCTGCCCAAGGGGCTGAGCGGGATCCTGAACTCGGCTGGCGGCTCCTGGAGGGAGATGGAGCGGCTCTACACCAAGAAGACTATGATCCAGGAGGAGCTCAGCCGTCCCCGGCCGGCCGCAGGCAACCTCCGCCGGAGCAGACCGGCCAACCTGGACGCGGCGCTCGCGTCCCTGCGGAAGGAGATG GTGGGCCTCCGGCAGCTGGACATGTCCCTCCTGTGCAAGCTCTGGTCGCTCTACGAGGCCATCCAGGAATACAAGGGCCTGTACCAGGACGCCAGCGCCGCCGCGGCCCCCGAGGGCCCCTTCTCCCCAGAGAACAGCTACtacgaggaggaggaggaatacGAGGCCGAGCAGGTGGGGGACGAGGCACCACGCAGCAGTCTGAAGGTTCCCCACACCCAGAACTCCCGGGACAAGTGGCTGGAGGACTCCTTCCACATCACCATATGA